The genomic window GCGATTGGGCCGATGTGCCCGGAGCCACATCCAGTCCTGTGGTCGTTCCGGCCACCAACGCTGTCGAGTTCCTCCGTTTGATTGAGCAATAGGAAGAGGAACTTGCAAAACCTCTGGTTTTGCCGTTCCAGTTATCAGGTACTGGTTATTGGTTATGAGGACAAGTCATACGCAACAGGGGTTTAGCCCAATAACCAATAACTTTTAACAAAAAACCGCCTCGCAAACTCGAAGGGTTTTGCAAGAGGCTAGGAAGAAGAAACAAAGGATCGGCCGCTGAATGGCGACCGATCCCGAATCGAAGCCGCCCCGCGTTAAGTGGGGCGTTTTTTTATTAACGATCCATGATTGTAATCAGAGGTGACAAACAATAGTTTCTGATACTGATTACACTGGCTGGGTTTATTGCGGATGTTTAAATTCGATGAATGATGTACTTACGAGGATTACGATCACTCTTCTGGTGACCCTAGCGCTACTGCGGGCTGAGTCCGCCGACGTTGAGAAATTGCAGGTGTCGGTGGTCGATACCCATGCGCTCACGTTTGCAATAGGCCACAAAACCCGGTTCAGTACCCATGTGAATGGCAGGACGCACCAGCAGACCCCGATCGTTACGCACAAAGGCTATCAGTACACGACCTACTTTAATTCCAGGCGGCATCTATGCGTTGCCAGACGCCAGTTGCCGGCCGGTGGGTGGAGCGTCATTGAATTCGAAGATCATGTTTTTGAGTCCAGCGATTCGCACAACACGGCCGTGATCGGGATCTGCGAGGGGGATGGAACCATCCACCTGGCGTTCGACCATCATGCCAATCCCTTGAAATACCGCGTATCGGAATTGGGGGCTGCAAGCCATCCAACGGATGTTGAATGGAGTGCGGCACTCTTCGGTCCGGTTGCTGACCGGTTGGGTTCGTTGGGGCGGATCGATAAATTTACCTATCCGCGCTTCTTCAACGCGCCGAATGGAAACCTGATGCTCTCCTTCCGGTATTTCACGTCGGGCAATGGCGATTCGAGAATTCATGAATACAGCGCGGAAACACACGATTGGACGCCTGGGATGGGCCGCTTTATCGCGCGGGATATGGGCACGTATGAGCGGGAGGGTGAAACCAGCGAATATCGCTGCGCCTACATGAATAACCTGACCTATGGAGGGGAACGACTGCACGCCTCATGGGTGTGGCGCGACCGCTTCAAGAAGACCGCCCACGAGAACCAACACGATGTTTGCTATGCGTACAGCGATGATGATGGGCGAACCTGGAAAAATTCAAAGGGATCAACGATCGGGGAAACGGGAACCGGCAAGGTCATTCATCTCGACTCTCCGGGGCTGGTTGTTGTTCCGGTGGAGATGGGGTACGGGTTAAGCAATCAGAACGGGCACTATGCCTATCCCGACGGAAGTCTTCACATGATGGTTCTGCACGCGGTGGAAAAAGGGGAACGACCCACCTACCAGCATCACTGGCGCGACCGGAAAGGGCGCTGGACCACGCAAGTGCTCCCGTTTTCGGGAGGCCGTGCCAAAATCCTGGGCGATCGGGACGGAAGCCTGTTTCTCTTCTTCGAGCAAAGAAACGAGTTCCGAATCGCAAAAGGCACACCCAACGCAACGGCGACGAAATGGGATTGGAACGTCATCCATGCCGAAAAGGGCATCGTTATGGGCAGCGAGGCCGTGGTTGATTTCACCCGATGGGAAAAGGAGCGCGTCATCTCCGCCTATATGCAGGAAAAACCGGACGAGCTGTTGAGCTATGGGGATGGCCCGATGATTGATGGAAAGCCAACCCCCCTGTTGGTTGTCGATTATCAGGTCTCAGCCTATGCCGCGAATCCTCAACCGCCTGCCGATGCCGAACACATTGCCGTCGACACCTCTTTAAAGTGGGCTCCGGGAATGGGATCCAAGGCGCACCGGCTGTTCGTTGGAATTGATGCCGACAGGGTGGGAAGGGCCAAAAAATCCTCTCCTGAATGTATCGGGGAGTTCACCGCTCCGGAGTTCACTTTTCCAAAAATCCTGAAACCGGCAACGACCTTCTATTGGCGTGTTGATGCGGTGCAGGAAAACAACACCGTCAAACGCGGGCAGGTCTGGACGTTCACGACTGCGGAATAATCCGCATCTGGCACATTCCTTTTTCAGCATGGTGTCCAGTTGATGGCCAAGAGGCCACCGTGCAAATTCAACGATTTGAATTGCGTTCCGATTGAGTTGCCCCCTGGGCTATGGGATTGTCCTTCCCAGACTATGCAACGTGCACATGAATGGAACGGGAAGGGTCTTGTGAGGACGCTGTTATTTTCGAAGCAACTAGGAATGCTAACGCTCGCCCTGTTTCCCGGGGTTGGACTGTTGGCGCAAGCCGTTCCTGCAAGGCCCACGGTAAAGCAGGTGAAGGCCGACATGAAGCGGGTCGCCGATTGGCAAATCGGGCACTTCGCCGATGAATTCAGAATCCGGCGCGGAAAAAAACCGCCGCGTGGACTGGGCGACTGGACGAACGGGGCGCTTTATGTGGGAATGGTTAAGTGGGCGGAGATCGCAGGCGATGACGCATACTATGGGTGGCTGAAGAAGTTGTCGGAGCGGCAGCAGTGGAAGCTGCCGCAGCGTGTCTACCACGCGGACGACCATTGCGTGGGGCAGCTGTATCTCGAGCTTTACAGAAAATACGGGGAGGCGCATATGATTGCACCGACCCAGGCACAACTCGACCGAATCATGGCGGCAACCCCGACGCGTGACCTCAAATGGAAGCATGTGGTTTCGCAGGATCGGTGGAGCTGGTGCGATGCGCTGTTCATGGCCCCGCCGCTCTGGGCAAAAATGTCCGCCGTCGCAGACGACCCGAAATATCGCGATTGGATGTTTCATGAGTTCCAGGCGACCACGGATTATCTTTTCGATAAGGAGGAGCAACTGTACTTCAGGGACAGCCGCTTCTTCGATCAGCGACATGATGGAAATAAAGTTTTCTGGGCTCGCGGGAACGGCTGGGTTTTCGGGGGACTGGCTCTGATCCTTCCCGAGATCCCCAAGCCTTCGGAGCAATACGACTACTTTGTGGGCATCTACAAACAGATGGCTGAAAAGCTGGTTTCCATCCAGACCCCGGAAGGGTACTGGCCGATGAGTCTGCTCGAAGCCGATGCCTATCCAACCCCCGAAACCAGTGGAACCGGCTTCAATTGTTTCGGTCTGGCCTGGGGTATCAACAACGGGGTGCTGGATCGGGCGACCTATGAGCCGGCGGTGCTGAAAGCCTGGTCCGCGCTCACGCGGTGCATCACCGAAGAGGGAATGCTGGGCTATGTCCAGCCCATCGGTGCCGCGCCTGGACAGGCCTGGCCGGATAAGACGGAAGTGTATGGAGCCGGCGCATTCCTCGCGGCCGGGGCCGAGCTGGTGCACCTGCTGGAAAAG from Pontiella desulfatans includes these protein-coding regions:
- a CDS encoding glycoside hydrolase family 88/105 protein — its product is MLTLALFPGVGLLAQAVPARPTVKQVKADMKRVADWQIGHFADEFRIRRGKKPPRGLGDWTNGALYVGMVKWAEIAGDDAYYGWLKKLSERQQWKLPQRVYHADDHCVGQLYLELYRKYGEAHMIAPTQAQLDRIMAATPTRDLKWKHVVSQDRWSWCDALFMAPPLWAKMSAVADDPKYRDWMFHEFQATTDYLFDKEEQLYFRDSRFFDQRHDGNKVFWARGNGWVFGGLALILPEIPKPSEQYDYFVGIYKQMAEKLVSIQTPEGYWPMSLLEADAYPTPETSGTGFNCFGLAWGINNGVLDRATYEPAVLKAWSALTRCITEEGMLGYVQPIGAAPGQAWPDKTEVYGAGAFLAAGAELVHLLEK
- a CDS encoding BNR repeat-containing protein is translated as MNDVLTRITITLLVTLALLRAESADVEKLQVSVVDTHALTFAIGHKTRFSTHVNGRTHQQTPIVTHKGYQYTTYFNSRRHLCVARRQLPAGGWSVIEFEDHVFESSDSHNTAVIGICEGDGTIHLAFDHHANPLKYRVSELGAASHPTDVEWSAALFGPVADRLGSLGRIDKFTYPRFFNAPNGNLMLSFRYFTSGNGDSRIHEYSAETHDWTPGMGRFIARDMGTYEREGETSEYRCAYMNNLTYGGERLHASWVWRDRFKKTAHENQHDVCYAYSDDDGRTWKNSKGSTIGETGTGKVIHLDSPGLVVVPVEMGYGLSNQNGHYAYPDGSLHMMVLHAVEKGERPTYQHHWRDRKGRWTTQVLPFSGGRAKILGDRDGSLFLFFEQRNEFRIAKGTPNATATKWDWNVIHAEKGIVMGSEAVVDFTRWEKERVISAYMQEKPDELLSYGDGPMIDGKPTPLLVVDYQVSAYAANPQPPADAEHIAVDTSLKWAPGMGSKAHRLFVGIDADRVGRAKKSSPECIGEFTAPEFTFPKILKPATTFYWRVDAVQENNTVKRGQVWTFTTAE